The Dehalococcoidia bacterium genome window below encodes:
- a CDS encoding zinc-dependent alcohol dehydrogenase family protein — protein MKAAVMTQFKAPLEIKEVPDPTPGPSDALVRVEACGICRSDWHVWQGDWSWMGLSVNLPVIMGHEFGGVVEAVGDHVQGFRPGDRVTVPFHLACGRCQYCYSGRSNICLAYGVIGINRDGGYGRLVVVPNADVNLVRLPEGVDFLSAAALGCRYMTAFHAVVDRARVRPGEWIAVFGVGGVGLSAVQIASALGAKVVAVDISDEKLERARQEGAVATINARAENPVQKIREITDGGADVGVDALGSAQTAFNSVFSLKRGGRHLQVGLTSQPERGMVALPIDVMVVQEIDLITSVGCPITSYPGLLAMVAAGKLDPKRLVGQTIPVEGVNDVLNAMTEFATLGFQVINRW, from the coding sequence ATGAAGGCGGCAGTTATGACCCAGTTCAAGGCCCCCCTGGAGATAAAAGAGGTGCCCGACCCCACCCCCGGCCCCAGCGACGCCCTGGTGCGAGTGGAGGCCTGCGGCATCTGCCGCAGCGACTGGCACGTCTGGCAAGGGGACTGGAGCTGGATGGGCCTGTCCGTCAACCTACCGGTCATTATGGGCCACGAGTTCGGGGGTGTGGTGGAGGCGGTGGGGGACCACGTCCAGGGGTTCCGCCCCGGCGACCGCGTGACGGTGCCCTTCCACCTGGCCTGTGGCCGCTGTCAGTACTGCTATAGTGGCCGCTCCAACATCTGCCTCGCCTACGGGGTCATCGGCATCAATAGGGATGGGGGCTACGGCAGGCTGGTGGTGGTGCCCAACGCCGACGTCAACCTGGTGCGCCTGCCCGAGGGGGTGGACTTTCTATCTGCCGCCGCCCTGGGCTGCCGGTACATGACTGCCTTCCATGCGGTGGTGGACCGCGCCCGCGTGCGCCCCGGCGAGTGGATAGCCGTCTTCGGCGTAGGGGGCGTGGGCCTCTCCGCCGTCCAGATCGCCTCTGCCCTGGGAGCCAAGGTGGTGGCCGTGGACATCAGCGACGAGAAGCTGGAAAGGGCCCGCCAGGAGGGGGCGGTCGCCACCATCAACGCCCGCGCCGAAAACCCGGTGCAGAAGATCCGGGAGATCACCGACGGCGGCGCCGATGTGGGCGTCGATGCCCTTGGCTCGGCCCAGACGGCCTTCAACTCCGTCTTCTCCCTGAAACGGGGAGGCCGCCATCTGCAGGTAGGGCTTACCAGCCAGCCGGAGCGGGGGATGGTCGCCCTGCCCATAGACGTAATGGTGGTGCAAGAGATCGACCTCATCACCAGCGTAGGGTGCCCCATCACCTCTTACCCGGGCCTGCTGGCCATGGTGGCCGCTGGCAAGCTGGACCCCAAACGCTTGGTAGGCCAGACCATACCCGTGGAGGGGGTCAACGACGTCCTCAATGCCATGACGGAGTTCGCCACCTTGGGCTTCCAGGTCATCAACCGCTGGTAA
- a CDS encoding radical SAM protein yields the protein MAVALLLAPDIPPEVHGDGRFVVRRRDFVPAYLKTYEEGRLREKVEEALTALADCTLCPRRCHVDRARDRFGVCKSGRYARVSSYFPHFGEEDVLRGWRGSGTIFFSWCNLRCVFCQNFEISQLGQGEEVTPKELARMMVRLQEMGCHNINFVTPEHVVAQVLEAIPYAIEMGLRLPIVYNTSAYDSLHSIQLMEGVVDIYMPDFKLWHREHARKYLLAPDYPEVAQEVIRAMHQQVGVLKVDEAGLALRGVLVRHLVMPGLLDDTRHIMRFLAEELSPDTYVNIMDQYYPAWKARTEAKYAEINRRVFPQEMALAYEYARQAGLWRFDTRWRRLLRW from the coding sequence ATGGCCGTGGCCTTGCTCCTGGCCCCTGATATACCGCCTGAGGTCCATGGCGATGGGCGGTTCGTCGTCCGGCGGCGGGACTTCGTGCCTGCCTATCTGAAGACCTACGAGGAGGGGAGGCTGCGGGAGAAGGTGGAGGAGGCCTTGACGGCCCTGGCCGACTGCACCCTCTGCCCCCGTCGCTGCCATGTGGACCGGGCCCGCGACCGCTTCGGGGTGTGCAAGTCGGGACGGTACGCCCGCGTCTCCTCCTACTTCCCCCATTTTGGGGAGGAGGACGTGCTGCGGGGCTGGCGGGGTTCGGGCACCATCTTCTTCTCCTGGTGCAACCTGCGCTGTGTCTTCTGCCAGAACTTCGAGATAAGCCAGCTGGGGCAGGGGGAGGAGGTGACCCCTAAGGAGCTGGCCCGCATGATGGTTCGCCTGCAGGAGATGGGATGCCACAACATCAACTTCGTCACCCCTGAACACGTGGTGGCCCAGGTGCTGGAGGCCATCCCCTACGCCATCGAGATGGGCCTGCGACTGCCCATCGTCTATAACACCAGTGCCTATGACTCCCTTCACTCCATTCAGCTCATGGAAGGCGTGGTGGACATATACATGCCCGATTTCAAGCTCTGGCATCGGGAGCACGCCCGCAAGTACCTTTTGGCCCCCGATTACCCTGAGGTGGCGCAGGAGGTCATCAGGGCCATGCACCAGCAGGTGGGGGTGCTAAAGGTGGACGAGGCAGGTCTGGCCCTGAGGGGAGTCCTGGTGCGCCACCTGGTGATGCCTGGGCTCCTGGACGACACCCGCCACATTATGAGGTTCCTGGCAGAGGAGCTATCGCCCGATACATACGTGAACATCATGGACCAGTATTATCCGGCCTGGAAGGCACGCACAGAGGCCAAGTACGCAGAGATAAACCGGCGGGTCTTCCCCCAGGAGATGGCCCTGGCCTATGAGTATGCCCGCCAGGCAGGGCTCTGGCGGTTCGACACGCGGTGGCGCCGCCTCCTCCGCTGGTAG
- a CDS encoding NAD-dependent succinate-semialdehyde dehydrogenase produces the protein MALVSLNPTTEEVLATFQEHTPEEVEQALSRAWETFQRWRLTPWEERSALMRALARHLRQRRDEMARLITLEMGKPIVEAEAEVLKCAWCCDYFADNAHRFLSPLEVETNATRSYVQFVPLGPILAIMPWNFPFWQVFRCAVPAIMAGNVVLLKHASNVPQCALAIERAFQEAGFPEGMFQTLLLTGRQVEGVIADHRVRGVALTGSDVTGAQVAQMAGRHIKKTVMELGGSDPFIVLEDADLAEAARVGARARNQNTGQSCIAAKRFIVLEKVAPEFVSLLVENIRALRVGDPLDRRTDIGPLARPDLREELHSQVRRSVEMGARLLLGGEPLPGRGYFYAPTVLVDVSPEMPAACQETFGPVAAVLVARDLQEAISLANGTPYGLGASIWTGDVTQALELAGELEAGNVFINGMVVSDPRLPFGGVKRSGYGRELSEFGIREFVNVQTVWVGPARGPQMPAT, from the coding sequence ATGGCCTTGGTCTCCCTCAATCCGACCACCGAGGAGGTGCTGGCCACCTTCCAGGAGCATACTCCTGAGGAGGTGGAGCAGGCCCTCTCCCGTGCCTGGGAGACGTTCCAGCGTTGGCGGCTAACCCCTTGGGAGGAGCGGTCGGCCCTCATGCGTGCCTTGGCCCGTCATCTGCGCCAGCGCCGGGACGAGATGGCCCGCCTTATCACCCTGGAGATGGGCAAGCCCATCGTGGAGGCGGAGGCCGAGGTGCTGAAGTGCGCATGGTGTTGTGATTACTTCGCTGACAACGCCCACAGGTTCCTGTCCCCCCTGGAGGTGGAGACCAACGCCACCCGCAGCTATGTGCAGTTCGTGCCCTTAGGGCCCATATTGGCCATAATGCCATGGAACTTCCCGTTCTGGCAGGTCTTCCGGTGCGCTGTCCCGGCCATCATGGCTGGCAACGTGGTCCTCCTTAAGCATGCCTCCAACGTGCCCCAGTGCGCCTTGGCCATAGAGAGGGCCTTCCAGGAGGCAGGCTTCCCCGAGGGGATGTTCCAGACCCTCCTACTGACGGGCCGGCAGGTGGAAGGGGTCATCGCTGACCACCGGGTGAGGGGGGTGGCCCTCACGGGTAGCGACGTCACTGGGGCCCAGGTGGCCCAGATGGCCGGGCGCCACATCAAGAAGACGGTCATGGAGCTGGGGGGCTCCGACCCCTTCATCGTCCTGGAGGACGCCGACTTGGCGGAGGCGGCGCGGGTGGGCGCCAGGGCCCGCAACCAGAACACGGGTCAAAGCTGCATCGCTGCCAAGCGTTTTATAGTCCTGGAGAAGGTGGCACCTGAGTTTGTCAGCCTCTTGGTGGAGAACATAAGGGCCCTACGGGTGGGCGACCCCCTGGATCGTCGGACCGATATCGGCCCCCTGGCCCGTCCCGACCTGCGGGAGGAGCTACATTCCCAGGTGCGCCGCTCCGTGGAGATGGGGGCGCGTCTCCTCTTGGGAGGGGAGCCTCTGCCCGGCCGCGGCTACTTCTATGCCCCCACCGTGCTGGTCGATGTCTCCCCGGAGATGCCCGCTGCCTGTCAGGAGACCTTCGGGCCGGTGGCGGCCGTCTTGGTGGCCCGCGACTTACAGGAGGCCATAAGCCTGGCCAATGGCACTCCCTATGGCCTAGGGGCGTCTATCTGGACGGGTGATGTCACCCAGGCCCTGGAGCTCGCCGGGGAGCTGGAGGCCGGCAATGTGTTCATCAACGGCATGGTGGTGTCCGACCCCCGCCTTCCCTTTGGCGGGGTGAAACGTAGCGGCTACGGACGGGAGCTCTCGGAGTTCGGCATCCGCGAGTTCGTTAACGTGCAGACGGTGTGGGTGGGCCCGGCCCGTGGCCCCCAGATGCCTGCTACCTAG
- a CDS encoding acyl-CoA dehydrogenase family protein, producing MEYRDSPEEAAFRRQVREFIETECPRELRTPQGGEWGMLSGDVRPMSERRRRWRQKLLERGWLAPAWPKEYGGGGLSVKEQFILNEELAKARAPRFMDVGLGWVGPTLIIHGTEEQRRRFLRPILTGEEIWCQGFSEPNAGSDLANVQTRAVRQGDYYIVNGQKIWTSGAQHAHWMILLCRTDPSAPKHKGLSYLMVDMRSPGITVREMETMAGTRIFCQVFLEDVKVPVVNLVGEEGKGWYVATTTLDFERSLVHLPVEYRQMVLSLVDYSRQGMPPGVRPLARAALAERFIETEVAYNLSLRVVSLQARGMVPNYEASIVKLYCSEQRIAATAMRLLSLYAQVTGREGPWAPLGGRVGRLYLYAVAATIGGGTSEIQRNIIAIRGLGLPRG from the coding sequence ATGGAGTACCGCGATTCCCCAGAGGAGGCAGCCTTCCGTCGGCAGGTGCGGGAGTTCATCGAGACGGAGTGTCCGCGCGAGCTGCGCACCCCCCAGGGCGGAGAGTGGGGCATGCTCAGCGGTGATGTGCGGCCCATGAGCGAGAGGCGCCGTCGGTGGCGCCAGAAGCTCCTAGAGAGGGGATGGCTCGCCCCCGCCTGGCCCAAGGAGTACGGAGGTGGGGGCCTCTCGGTGAAGGAGCAGTTCATCCTGAACGAGGAGCTGGCCAAGGCCCGCGCCCCCAGGTTCATGGACGTAGGGCTGGGCTGGGTGGGGCCCACCCTCATCATCCACGGCACCGAGGAGCAAAGGCGCCGGTTCCTCCGCCCCATCCTCACCGGTGAGGAGATCTGGTGTCAGGGGTTCAGCGAGCCCAACGCCGGCTCCGACCTGGCCAACGTGCAGACCCGTGCCGTGCGTCAGGGCGATTATTACATCGTCAACGGCCAGAAGATATGGACCTCTGGCGCTCAACACGCCCACTGGATGATCCTCCTATGCCGCACCGATCCTTCCGCCCCCAAGCACAAGGGCCTCTCGTACCTCATGGTGGACATGCGCAGCCCCGGCATCACCGTGCGGGAGATGGAGACCATGGCCGGCACCCGCATCTTCTGCCAGGTCTTCCTGGAGGACGTCAAGGTGCCGGTGGTCAACCTGGTGGGGGAGGAGGGGAAGGGCTGGTATGTGGCCACCACCACCTTAGACTTCGAGCGCTCCCTGGTCCACCTACCGGTGGAGTATCGCCAGATGGTCCTCTCCCTAGTGGACTACAGCCGCCAAGGGATGCCCCCAGGCGTCCGGCCCCTGGCGCGGGCCGCCCTGGCCGAGCGCTTCATCGAGACGGAGGTGGCCTATAACCTCTCCCTGCGAGTGGTCTCCTTGCAGGCGCGTGGGATGGTCCCCAACTACGAGGCCTCCATCGTCAAGCTGTACTGCTCGGAGCAACGTATTGCGGCCACCGCCATGCGTCTCCTCTCCTTATACGCTCAGGTGACGGGACGGGAGGGGCCCTGGGCGCCCCTAGGGGGGCGTGTGGGGCGCCTCTACCTGTATGCCGTGGCCGCCACCATAGGCGGCGGCACATCGGAGATCCAGCGTAACATCATCGCCATCCGCGGCCTGGGGCTACCCCGCGGTTAG